One stretch of Rhinolophus ferrumequinum isolate MPI-CBG mRhiFer1 chromosome 3, mRhiFer1_v1.p, whole genome shotgun sequence DNA includes these proteins:
- the LCA5 gene encoding lebercilin, translated as MGERERSPDTDQESQASKHHYCYCSSNYETTPQSSGRSSLVNPSSPTSIKGKSPKRQISESQVHHQAPRKPSPKGPPNRKGARVGFRSQSLNREPPRKDIDLVTKRVLSARLLKINELQNEVTELQVKLAELLKENKALKRLQYRQEKALNKFEDTENEISQLIARHNNEITALKERLRKSQEKERATEKRVKDTEGELFRTKFSFQKLKKISEARHLPERDDLAKKLVTAELKLDDTERRIKELSKNLELSTNSFQRQLLAERKRAYEAHDENKVLQKELQQLYLKLKEKERELDIKNIYSNRLPKSSPKKEKEVISRKNAACQSEFIYQCTKGVQTSEDFKLEEFPVIPQTVICYENRWEEPERLTMDLKSQERGDHEEAGILNPVLEREEKFGKDQGLHVVKQEVEKLEDEWEREELAKKQKEKTSLLEREEKPALETGRYQVEMYQIQNIDKLEEEEEERLKREMLLAKLNEINRELQDSQNLKCFPRPLLPDLESKLHSPERSPKTYTFSEFSETLFNGHHLQDTSLLTTEGDGQNPGSIRSPVTPNELAFGSYVPSFAKTSGKSNPFSQKSGLWDFQRNGIEKFCKDSVDLTIRKAKKANLMEQLFGASGSSTVSSKSSDLNSLAASKGDFDPPNFLPRDKSTRDREHNEDDFFLSEGRSFNPNRHRLKHANNKPTVKAVDSVEDEIEEVALR; from the exons CCCCTAGGAAACCAAGTCCTAAGGGTCCACCAAACAGAAAGGGAGCCCGAGTGGGATTTCGTTCCCAGAGCCTCAATAGGGAGCCACCACGGAAAGATATTGATCTTGTTACAAAACGGGTTCTTTCTGCAAGACTgctaaaaatcaatgaattgcAGAATGAAGTAACTGAACTCCAGGTCAAGTTAGCTGAGCtgctaaaagaaaataaggcTTTGAAAAGACTTCAGTACAGACAGGAGAAAGCCCTGAATAAGTTTgaagatacagaaaatgaaatctcACAACTTATTGCTCGTCATAACAATGAGATTACGGCACTCAAAGAACGCTTAAGAAAATCTCAAGAGAAAGAACGGGCAACTGAGAAAAGGGTGAAAGATACAGAAGGTGAACTATTTAGGACaaaattttcctttcagaaactgaaaaagaTCTCTGAAGCTAGACACCTACCTGAACGAGATGATTTGGCAAAGAAACTAGTTACAGCAGAGTTAAAATTAGATGACACCGAGAGAAGAATTAAG GAACTATCAAAAAACCTTGAGCTGAGTACTAACAGTTTCCAACGACAGTTGCTTGCTGAAAGGAAAAGGGCATATGAGGCTCATGATGAAAATAAAGTTCTTCAAAAGGAGCTACAGCAGCTCTATCTCAAATTAAAG gaaaaagagagagaactggatataaaaaacatatattctaATCGTCTACCAAAGTCttctccaaagaaagaaaaagaagttatatCAAGAAAAAATG CTGCATGCCAGAGTGAATTTATATACCAGTGTACAAAAGGAGTACAAACCAGTGAAGACTTCAAGCTGGAAGAATTTCCTGTTATACCACAAACAGTTATCTGTTATGAAAACAGATGGGAAGAACCTGAACGTCTTACTATG GACCTGAAGTCTCAAGAGAGAGGTGATCATGAAGAAGCAGGGATTCTAAATCCAGtattggaaagagaagaaaaatttggtAAAGATCAAGGACTCCATGTTGTAAAACAGGAGGTTGAGAAGCTGGAGGATG aatgggaaagagaagaacttgctaaaaagcaaaaagaaaagacatctttgctggaaagagaagaaaagccagCATTGGAAACTGGCAGATACCAAGTGGAAATGTACCAAAttcaaaatattgataaattggaagaagaggaagaagaaagactgaaaagagaaatgCTGCTCGCTAAACTGAATGAAATCAACAGAGAACTCCAGGATTCTCAGAACCTGAAATGTTTTCCCCGGCCATTGCTACCTGATTTGGAATCTAAACTGCACTCCCCAGAGAGAAGTCCCAAAACATACACATTCTCTGAATTCTCAGAGACATTATTTAATGGGCATCATTTGCAAGACACTAGTCTTTTAACTACAGAAGGAGATGGTCAGAATCCAGGAAGTATTAGAAGCCCAGTGACTCCAAATGAGCTAGCATTTGGCAGCTATGTGCCTTCATTTGCAAAAACATCAGGGAAGTCAAATCCATTTAGCCAAAAGAGTGGCCTTTGGGATTTCCAAAGAAACGGTATAGAGAAATTTTGTAAAGACAGTGTAGATTTAACTATAAGAAAAGCGAAGAAAGCTAATCTGATGGAACAGCTATTTggtgccagtggcagcagcaCCGTTTCCTCTAAAAGCAGTGACCTGAATTCTCTGGCTGCCAGCAAAGGAGACTTTGACCCTCCGAATTTTCTCCCTAGGGACAAAAGCACCAGGGACAGAGAACACAATGAAGATGATTTTTTCCTCAGTGAAGGAAGAAGTTTTAATCCAAACAGACACCGATTAAAACATGCAAATAATAAACCAACAGTAAAAGCAGTTGATTCTGTAGAAGATGAAATTGAAGAAGTAGCACTGAGATGA